The Pichia kudriavzevii chromosome 3, complete sequence nucleotide sequence AGAAGAGCTGCTACTTCCAAAAGAATCAACACTACTTGGGGTACTCGTATGTGTAGTCACTCCACCATCATCCGTAGACAGTTGTattcccattttcattctttgtATGATTTgtctgttttctttggagaAAACGCTATCATCAATACTTTTGGGAGTCTGAAAGATTTTAACTTCAtcgtttttcttttgcaCATTGTTGCTTAGTATAGGTTTCATATTTAAAGAATCAGCCAATGGATTGCTAAAAGTACGCCTCGGTTTTGGTGTTTTAGTTTTCATTATGGCAGTTTGACTCATGTTTTCATCTTGTTCAGCTGAAGCTAGCGTTTTCTCTATTATTCTTAGCTTGGCTTTAGAAGTATCACTTACTCCATAGAAATGTTCTATTGGCTTAATAATATCAAGAACATCCTGTAAAACAGATGGCGGGTGATTCTGGTCGACATTCACAAGATCAAAAACCTTCTTACAAATTGCATCATTCCTTGAAACAATGTAGTCATCTTTGAAGCTTTTCAAGTCTTTTCTGTAGGTGTTGTACCTTGACAAGATACTTTCGTATTTGGCTATTGTGTCACTCACAAGGCTTTTATAATGTCGTTTACAGCTGCAATAAAATTGTTCGAGAGATTGTggaatcaaattcaacgATTGGGAAATGGGTAGTATTGATTCATACAAATTAGAGTAAACCTCAAATATCTGGCTATCCATTGTGGTAAAAATTATAAATCCACTATACTTGCCTGAGTCTTGAAACATTTCTATGTTCTTTTTATcctttttgaaatcttcaagtGTGTAGCTCTCAATGtgcttttcaattttcagtagtttgttcttttcaattatcAGATCCAGCTGTTCTTGACAGTACAGAATTTCATTGTGAACTGAAGTCAATACTTCAGTTTGAATCTCATTGTAAAGGCTCAAAATTCCTACTCTTTCTCTATAGGTgtgtattattttttttaaacttAAACTTTGGTTGCAGATCTTTGTcagaatatccaaaagtGTGTCCAATTTCTCAGTTGGCAACCTTGCGAGCTGATTTAAAAACTTATCGATGTTAAACTCAAGAGAATCAATACAATGGAAAATCTTATTTAATTCGACCCTTCCTGAAATAATCCAATTGGGATCATGGTCATTTAAGCTTCCTACTTTAGAAACAATCTTCATTGCACTTTGTAATTTCTCCAAAGATGCATTGATTGCCAATGtattttcaacaagaaCTAATAGTTTCTCGTCCGTGAGCTCCTCCGCTTTGTAGTGAGCTGCGTCCTCTATCAATGCGTTCAATGAATCAAAGTTTTCTATTCCAAACTGTTCTTCCAGAATgtctttgatttccttgattttaGTGGTCATGTTTTAGTGTCATTAATCGGATACTAGCTTTCTCTATAGGAACAAAGGTGGGggaggagaaggagaagaggGCAGAGTgtcaacttcaaaataaaaggtAAAGGGGGATATACCCGGCTAGTTTCTGTTTCCTGTAACAAATATTTATTGACTCAGTATAACACGGAGTTTGTTATTAGTCTTCACTGTGTACAAAGATAAAAGCgtgaagaaaagaaagaataaCATGTACacaaaaaatatcaatgaatCTCTAattgttttcgttttccCCTGATTGGAAATTTTTCTCAATCGCGTTTCAGAAACTCAAACCTATTATATACATATAGTTAATTTACTCTCTTGAAAATGACGTTCCCCTAGAGGAGCACATCGGAAGCTATAGATAAAGAATCGAGGGTCTGGCTGGTTCGTCCTTTTGATATTCAACATCTCTATCAAACCCCTCTTTTATGGCTTTTTCTATGGTCGAGACGCTGGTCTGAGGAACGGAATTTGGAGgtcttttttcaaagacgTATTTATTCCAGAATTGCTTCGAATTTCCTTGCAGGAACTCCATTCTCGGTTGAATGTAATCAGAGCACAAAACATCTACGTTCTCAAACCCAGCAAAAGTGAAATCTGTTGATTCCGCTCCGCAAAGCAGTTCATTTATGGAAGTAATGAGCTTCAGCTCAAAATCACAACCATAAAATTTGATATGGTTACCAAATATCCTCCTTTGGTTTCCTGTGTTGTCTTTATAAACCTTactatttttcattttaaaGGGATGTAAAGTTTCCTCCACATGAAAGAATAGTGGTGTTGAAGTAAAGACATTAA carries:
- a CDS encoding uncharacterized protein (PKUD0C09020; similar to Saccharomyces cerevisiae YPL269W (KAR9); ancestral locus Anc_6.4), with amino-acid sequence MTTKIKEIKDILEEQFGIENFDSLNALIEDAAHYKAEELTDEKLLVLVENTLAINASLEKLQSAMKIVSKVGSLNDHDPNWIISGRVELNKIFHCIDSLEFNIDKFLNQLARLPTEKLDTLLDILTKICNQSLSLKKIIHTYRERVGILSLYNEIQTEVLTSVHNEILYCQEQLDLIIEKNKLLKIEKHIESYTLEDFKKDKKNIEMFQDSGKYSGFIIFTTMDSQIFEVYSNLYESILPISQSLNLIPQSLEQFYCSCKRHYKSLVSDTIAKYESILSRYNTYRKDLKSFKDDYIVSRNDAICKKVFDLVNVDQNHPPSVLQDVLDIIKPIEHFYGVSDTSKAKLRIIEKTLASAEQDENMSQTAIMKTKTPKPRRTFSNPLADSLNMKPILSNNVQKKNDEVKIFQTPKSIDDSVFSKENRQIIQRMKMGIQLSTDDGGVTTHTSTPSSVDSFGSSSSSPDVMKTKNIFDSPDPFITPNSRSFNRFKMPLSTPSSTPRISPTKKYVMLPTDDEPQSRRLSSFNMRPLSNFSLLQFDQSTVVNIRASSDNDESDTSITSIHSDDLMETPGKSFPLNIDMSVSSTSPDLLTSRIPLPKRPESRMVLIRSASRMQTRVGIRQPIQPKRPDSRLENIASSISSKLGTDSPTSVHSSLSSGMYSRPTSVMTQREMIPRERPIQLGRLRQPGQPSLHMLKARGATSLGSRSSHIPKSRITSI